DNA from Demetria terragena DSM 11295:
GTGATCATCGAGGCAATGACGGCGATCACGGCCAGCCAGGTGGCGCCGCCGGAGATCGCGGCGCTCAGCACCGCAAACTTCGCGGTGAAGCCAGCGGTCAACGGAATTCCGGCGAAGGCCAACAGCAAGAAGGAGAACGCTGCGGCCACCACCGGGCTGCGCCGCCCAAGACCAGCCCACTGATTCAATCGCGTTGCCTCGTTGCCCTGCGAACGCACCAGGGTGATGAGCGCAAACGCCGCGATCGTGCTGAAGCCGTAGGCCACCAGGTAGAACATGACGCTGGTGACGCCCGCCTTCTCCAAGGCCACCAGGCCCACCAGAATGAAACCGGCGTGGGTGATCGAACTGTAGGCCAGCAACCGCTTCACATCGGTCTGGGTCACCGACAGAATGGCTCCCACCAGCATGGTCAGCACCGCGATGATGGCCACGACCGGCTGCCAGTTCCAGGCGAGGCCGTCGAAGCCGACATACAGCAAACGCAGTAACGCACCGAACGCCGCGACCTTGGTGCACGCAGCCATGAAGCCCGTCACGGTGGTCGGCGCGCCCTGATAGACGTCTGGCGTCCAGGACTGGAACGGCACTGCTCCCACCTTGAAGAGCAATCCCACCAATACCAACATCAGTCCGGGGATCAGCATGGCGTCGACTCCGGTGACCGTACCGATCGCCGCGGCAATCTCACCGAACTTGATCGACTTGGTGGCGCCATAGATCAGCGCCGCTCCAAAGAGGAAGAAGGCCGACGAGAAAGCACCCAGCAGGAAGTACTTCAACGAGGCTTCCTGGGACAGCAGTCGACGGCGGCGCGCCAAACCGGTCAGGATGTAGAGCGGGAGCGAGAGCACCTCAAGGGCGACGAACATGATCAGCAGGTCACCCGCTGCCACAAACATCATCATGCCGGAGATCGAGAACAGCACGAGCGAGAAAATCTCGGTGCTCGTTGCGCCGAGCCGAACAGCGGCCGCCTCCTGCGGAGAGCCTGGAACCGTGGCACCCGATTGGGTGAAGTTGTCCGGCTGGTCCTGGTCGAGTCGCTCGGCCATCGCCAGGACTGCGGTGAACCCGAGGGCCAGGATCGCGCCCTGGAGGAACAATGCGGGCCCATCGATGATGATCCCGCCTGCTGCGGTTTCGCCCTGGTGGTCGCGAGCAACCGTCGCGACGGCGACCAGCGCCCCCAGGAGCGCGACGACGGTGAGGCCGAGTTGCAGAACGTAACGAGACTGTCGTGGTGCGAACGCCTCGATCAGCACCGAGATCAAACCGGCGCCGAACACCAGGAAGATCGGAAGGACACCGAAGTACTCGATCTTGGTGACAACAAACTCAGCAGCCGGAACGCTGACTGGCGCGGCGGTCACTTGTGGCTCCCCTCGGCGACACCCTGCTCAGGCGCCGGATCGGTCACCCCGACCTGCTGCAGCGTCGCATCGACAGCTGGACCCAGGAGGTCAAGGGCAGGCTTCGGGTAGAAGCCCAGGAACAGGAATATGGCGATCAACGGTGCCGCCACAAGCTTTTCGCGCAGCGACACGTCGAGCACGTGGTCTTGGTCGAGCGGCTTGGGTCCGGTCGCAACCTTCTTGTACATCAACAGGACGTACAGAGCCGCAAGGACAACACCGAAGACGGCAATGATGGTGGCGACTTTGTATTTGCCGAAGCTGCCCACCATCACCAGGAACTCGGAGACGAACGAGTTCAGGCCCGGCAACGCGAGCGCCGAGAGACCGGCGATCAGGAAGAACCCGGCCAGGACCGGCGTAACCCGCTGCCAGCCACCGAAGTCGGAGATCTTGCTACTCCCCCGACGGGCAACGAGCATGCCGCCGAAGAGGAACAACGCGGCAGTCGTGAACCCGTGGTTGATCATGTACAGGTTCGAGCCCACTTGCGAGGTGCTGGTCAGCGCGAAGATGCCCAACACGATGAAGCCGAAGTGGCTGATCGAGGTGTAGGCGATTAGGCGCATCATGTCGTCCTGACCGATCGCCACGATGGCGGCGTACAGGATCGAGATGACTGCGAGGGTGATCACGAACGGGGTGGCCCACTGCGAGGCACCCGGGAACAACTCCAGGCAGAAGCGGATCATGCCGTACGTGCCGACCTTGTCCAGCACGCCGACCAGCAGGGTCGAGGTGGCTGGTCGGGCAGCGGCTGCGGCATCCGGGAGCCAGGTGTGGACACCCACCATCGGTGCCTTGACCGCAAAAGCGAAGAAGAAGCCGATGAACAGCCACTTCTCGGCGCCACCGAAGTCGGTTCCCGCGAGGGTGTCGACCAGGAAGCCGTCCCCGCCACGTGGTCCGTTGAGGTAGAGCCCGATGACCGCGACCAGCATGATGAGGCCGCCAGCAAGGGAGAAGAGCAGGAACTTGACGGCGGCATACTGCCTGCGAGCCCCGCCGAACATCCCAATCAGGAAGTAGACCGGGATCAGCATCGCCTCGAAGAAGACATAGAACAGGAAGACGTCGCGCGCGGCGAAGACCCCGATCATGAACGTCTCGAGGATGAGCATCAGCGCGAAGTAGAGCTTCAGCCGGCCGGCGTTGTCGCTGTCGGACTCGACGTCGTCCCAGGCCGCGAGGAGGCAGATCGGCACGAGCACCAGGCTCATCAGAATGAGCGCTAGGGCGATCCCATCGACACCGAGGGCGTAGGACACCCCGAATTGCGGAATCCAGGCGTGCGTCTCGGTGAATTGGTACTTCTGGTCGCCGCCGTCCCACGCGAACTGGGTCGCCGCCACCACACCGAACCCGAGGGTGACCAGCGAGATACCCAACGCAATGGGTCGCACCAACGCCACGCTCTTTGCGGGCAGCAGCGCGATCACGAGCGCACCGACCAGCGGAATCAGACCCAGCAGGGTGAGCCAGGGGAAATCATTCGACATCACTGCACCACCCACACGGCACCGAGGATCACGACGACGCCCACGAGCATCGTCAGGGCATAGGTCCGCACGAACCCGTTTTGCAGCTTGGCCAGGCGGGAGGACGAGCCACCGACCATGGCGGCCAAGCCACCGGCAGCGCCGTCAACACCATGGTTGTCGGCGAAGACCAGCGAGCGGGTCAGATGCAGGCCCGGACGGGCAAACACTGCCTCGTTGAAGTCGTCCTGGTAGAGGTCCTTGCGCGCGGCACGCGTCGCGAGGGAGCCCACCGGCGGAGTCTCTGGGACGTCATCGCGCCAGTAACGCATAAACGCCAACCCAGCACCGATGGCGACCAGGATCAGCGTGGCGGCCATGATCACCGGGATCGGGAGCACGGGGTGTTCCTCGCCGTGGGCACCCACGACCGGCTCCAGCCAGTGCGTCATGATCCCGGTCGGGCCAAGCGCCAGACCCAGGAACGCCGAGCCGACTGCGAGCACGATCATCGGGATCGTCATGGTCAGAGGCGATTCGTGCGGGTGCACGGCCTGCTCACCTTCGGTAATCCACCGGCGCTTGCCGTGGAAGGTCATGAAGAACAACCGCGACATGTAGAAGGCGGTCACTCCGGCACCGATCAGCGCGGCTCCACCAAAGACCCATGGCTGCCAACCTTCACCGATGAACGCCGCCTCGATGACCTTGTCCTTTGACCAGAACCCGGAGAACGGTGGGACTCCAAGGATCGCCAACCAGCCGAGACCAAACGTGATCCAGGTGATCTTCATGACGGCGGACAGTCCACCGAACCGACGCATGTCGACCTGGTCGTTCATGCCATGCATGACCGACCCAGCCCCGAGGAACATCCCCGCCTTGAAGAAGCCGTGCGTCAGCAAGTGGAAGATCGCGAACGCGTATCCCACCGGCCCCAGTCCCGCGGCCAACATCATGTAGCCGATCTGACTCATCGTGGAGGCGGCCAGCGCCTTCTTCATGTCGTCCTTGGCACAACCAACGATCGCCCCGAACAGCAAGGTGATGGCGCCGACGATGGCCACGGCCAACCGGGCGCCTTCGGAGGCGTCAAAGATCGCGTGGCTACGCACGATGAGATAGACACCGGCGGTGACCATGGTTGCCGCGTGGATGAGGGCCGACACCGGGGTCGGGCCAGCCATCGCGTCGCCGAGCCAGCTCTGCAGCGGGAACTGCGCGGACTTACCGCACGCAGCCACCAGCAGGAACAGTCCGATCGCCAGGACCGCGCCCTCGCTCAGTTGCCCCGCAGCGGCGTTGACGCCCGCGAAGTCGACCTTGCCGATGACCGCAAACATCGTGAAGACGGCCAGCAGCAGACCCATGTCACCGACACGGTTGACGATGAACGCTTTGTTGGCGGCGGTGGCGTACGCCGGGTTGTGGTTCCAGAACCCGATCAGCAAGTAGGACGCGAGACCGACACCCTCCCAACCGACAAACAGCAAGACGTAAGAGTCAGCCAGCACCAGCAGCAGCATCGCCGCGATGAACAGGTTGAGGTAGGCGAAGAAGCGCCGCTTGTCAGGGTCGTGCTCCATGTAGCCCAGCGAGTACACGTGGATGAGCGACCCGACGAAGGTGATGAGCATGACGAAGACCAGCGACAGCGGGTCGACCAGCAGGCCAGCGTCGACCTGGAATGAGCCGGCGTGGATCCACTCGAAGAGTTCGACACTCTGCCCGCGCTCTTCGGCGCTGCGACCGGCCATCTGGAGGATCGCCGCGGCGCCGATGACGAAGCTTGCCCAGGCCAGTGCGGTCGCGAGCAGCGGACCGAACTTATTGGTGGCTTTTCCGCCGACGAGGAGCAGCGCGGCACCGGCGAGCGGCAGGGCCACCAGCAGCCAGGCGTACGACGCCACTCCCGATGCGGCAACCGGCTCGGCTACCTCACCACTCGAGGCGAGCATGCTCGCCGCAGGAGTCACAAAATTCACACCGGCTCCCTTATAGCTTCAGCAGATTGGCGTCGTCGACCGAAGCCGAACGGCGGGCACGGAAGATGGCCATGATGATCGCCAATCCGACGACCACCTCAGCTGCGGCGACCACCATGACGAACAGTGCAATGACCTGGCCATCGAGCTCGCCGTGCATACGGGCGAAGGTCACAAAGGCGAGGTTGGCCGCGTTGAGCATCAACTCAACGCCCATGAACACGATGATGGCGTTGCGGCGGAGCAGGACGACTGCGCCACCGATCGAGAACAGGATCACCGACAGGTAGATGTAGTTCATGAGGCTCATCGGGCGTCCTCCCCGTCATTGGTCGAGCTGGTGTCGACACGGTCACTCGCCGTACCGGTCGAGTCCCCGGTCTCGCGCTCCAGCGCGCTCGTGGAGTCGGTGAACTCCGAGGTGCCGACCACCTGACCGCGGGCCCGCAGCACCCGAGAGATCGACAGCTCCGATGGCGTTCCGTCCGGGAGCAGCGCCGGAGTGTCAACCGCGTTGTGGCGGGCGTACACACCGGGAACGGGCAGACCCGAAACGTTCTCGTTGCGGCGGATACGGCGGCGGGACCAGTCGGCCTGCGAGGCCTTGGGGGTCAACCGTTCGCGGTGCGCCAACACCATCGCGCCGAGCGCCGCGGTAATAAGGAGCGCGCTGGTGGCTTCGAATGCCCACACGTAGGGGCCGAAGATCAGCTTGGCGGCACCGCTGACGTTGCCATCGGCGTTGGCCTGCTCGAGCCCGACCGGCGGCGGCGTGTTGGCCTTGGCCACCAGTGACATCGCCATCGCCGCGAACGCACCCGCGAGCAAGAGACCTGCGATGCGCTGGCCTTTGATCGTCTCGACCAGCGAATCCGAAGCATCGACACCGACCAGCATGATGACGAAGAGGAACAACATCATGACGGCACCCGAATAGACGAATACCTGGATGATGCCGAGGAATTCAGCCTGCTGGGCGATGTAGAACACACCCATCAGCACCATGGTCAGGGCCATACCCATCGCGGCATGGACAGCCTTGCGAGCAAAGAGGAGACCAAGCGCGCCAGCGACAGCCAACGGCGCCGCCAACCAGAACAGCACCGTTTCGCCGGCGCCTACCGTCATCATGCGGTTTCCTCGGTCTCGACACGGCTCGCGCTAGCGCGCTCGCCTGCTCGACCGGCGTTGGGGTCACTCGCGCTAGCGCGCTCGCCTGCTCGACCAGCGTTGGGGTCGCTCGCGCTAGCGTTGGTGTCACTCGCGGTGCTTACCTGCGCGTCGACCCACTCCTGCTGTTCGGGGGTGGATCCACTGACCTTGCCCTGGTAGTAGTCGCGCTCTTCCATGCCGTCGACCATCGGGTGCGGGGCGGGCAGCATGCCGGTCTGGATGGGCGCGAGCAACTGATCCTTAGTGAAGATCAGGTCGGCACGGTTGTTGTCGGCCAACTCATACTCGTTGGTCATGGTCAGCGCGCGCGTCGGGCACGCCTCGATGCACAAGCCACAAAAAATGCAGCGCAGGTAATTGATCTGGTAGACGCGGCCGTAGCGCTCCCCCGGCGAGAACCGCTCACCGGCGGCATCGTCGTTGTTGGCGCCTTCGACCAAGATCGCGTCGGCTGGGCAGGCCCAAGCGCAGAGCTCGCACCCCACGCACTTCTCCAGCCCATCAGGATGCCTGTTGAGCTGGTGGCGCCCGTGGAACCGCAACTGGGTGGGCCGCTTCTCCTCGGGATACTGCTCGGTCTCGATCTTGCGGAACATCGTCCCGAAGGTGACGCCGAATCCGGCGACCTTCGCAAAGAGGCCCGGCTCGTCACTCTTACGGTCAGCCATGGGTGTCCTCCGAGTCGGCATGGGCGTCGGTCGGGTGGGAGCCTGCTCTGGCACCCGCAGGCTGCGGGGCTGCAGCAGCGAGCGCTGGCGCAGGCTCCTTGAGTCGCTGTCCGGGCATCGGTGGAACCGGGTGCCCGCCGGCGAAGGGGTCGATCTCCACGGCCGGTTCTTCGGCCTCGCGCGCAGCTTGGATACGCGCGTCGCGGCTGTCCCAGACCCAGACGATGGCCAGGACGACCACGCCTATACAGGCGACCACGAACAAGGTGGCTCGGGGGAATTCTCGGCCCAGGAGGCTGACCTTGCCATCGCCCAGGAAGCCCAACTGCGATGCGCGGACGAAGGCGACCATGACGACCCAGACCAGCGTGGTCGGGATCATGACCTTCCAGCCGAGCTTCATGAACTGGTCGTAACGGACACGCGGCAACGAACCACGCAGCCACACAAAGAAGAACAGGAAACTCCACAGTTTGGCGGTGAACCAGAACAGGCCCCACCAGCCGCCGTTGAACATGCCATCGCCGATGGCCGCGATCCCCGGAGGTGCCTGCCAGCCGCCCAAGAACAGGGTGGTGGCGAGCGCTGAAACGGTGAACATGTTGACGTACTCACCGAGGAAGAACATCGCGAACTTCAGCGAGGAGTACTCGGTGTGGAAGCCACCCGTCAGCTCGCCTTCGCCCTCAGCAAGGTCGAAGGGCAGACGGTTGGTTTCACCCACCATGGTCACGAGGTAGACCACGAAGGAGAAGAACGCCGGGATGATGAACCACAGGTCACTTTGAGCCGAGACAATCTGACTCGTGGACATCGAGCCGGCGTAGAGGAAGACCGCGACGAGCGCGAGACCCATGGCGATTTCGTACGAGATCACCTGAGCGCTGGAGCGCAGACCACCCAACAGCGGGTAGGTCGAACCCGAGGACCAGCCGGCGAGCACGATGCCGTAGACGCCGACACCGGCGACCGCGAGCACCAGCAGGGTGGCCACCGGAGTGTCAGTCAATTGCAACGGTGTGTAGTGACCAAACATCCACACATCGCCAGAGAGCGGGATGATCGCGAACGCGACGAAGGCCATCGCACCGGCCAGCGCGGGCGCCGTCCAGTACATGATCTTGTCGGCGTTTTTCGGGACGACATCTTCCTTGAGGGCCAGCTTGACGCCGTCGGCAAGGGTCTGCAGCAGACCGAACGGACCGGTGCGGTTCGGGCCGGGTCGCTGCTGCATCCGACCAATGACGCGCCGCTCAAACCAGATGATCAGCAGGGTGCTGACCAGCAGGTAGACGAACAGCAGCAGCGCCTTGACCGCAGAGAGCCATAGCGGGGTGTCGCTGAAGTCTGCGGTCGGGTTGTCGGTCGCCGCCGGAAGCATCGACACGGCGTGGCTTACCGCTGTCACGGTCATACCGCACCGCCCTTCTGGTTGGTCTCGACAAGCTCGACCGGCGTTGCGGACTCGACCGGCGTTGCGGACTCGACCGGCGTTGCGGACTCGACCGGCGTGGTGCCGGGCGCGAGGCTCACGACGGAACCACCGCCAGCGCCGAGCGTGGCGCAGACTGTCGAACCGGGCGAGTTAGACGGCACCCACACGACGTAGTCGGGCATCTCGGTGACCTGCACGGGCAGCGTCAACTGGCCCCGCTTGGTCGCCACGGACAACGGTGCGCCATCGGTCACCCCGACGCTCTGCGCGGTGGTCGCAGAGATGCGCGCCACCGGGCGCCGTGCCGTGCCAGCCAGGAAGGGCTCGTTGTCCTGCATCGTGCCGAGGTCGAGCATCTGCGGCCAGGTCGCGAGGACTGCTTCACCGATCAACGGACGGGGTACGCCGCCACGGCGCACCCGCGGACGCTCGGCGCGCGCAGCGGAGGTCGATCCGAGTTCGGCCAGTTCGGCGCGTACCTGGTCGACCGTCCGGGTCCCCAGGAATTCGCCGAGCTCGGCAGCCAAGAGGTCCAGCACCCGGAAGTCGGACATGGCGTTGGACTCCAGCGACTGCTCGAAGGGGCGATCGCGACCTTCCCAGTTGAGGAAGGAGCCTGCCTTCTCCTGGTGTGGTGCAACCGGGAGCACGACGTCGGCATACGGAGCGGCGCCAATTTCACGGATCTCCAACGAGACCACAAAGGCCCGCTCCAGCGCGGCGCGCGCCAGGTCCGGGTCCGGCAGGTCATCGGGATCCAGACCTCCGACGACCAGTCCCGCAAGTTCACCGGACGCGGCAGCCTCAAGGATTGCGGTGGTGTCGCGACCCACGGAATCGGGCAGGTCGGTAGCACCCCACACGGTGCCCACCTGGGCCCGCGCATCGGCGTCAGTGACCTCGCGGCCGCCGGGCAGCAGGCTCGGAAGCGCACCAGCCTCGAGCGCACCCCGCTCCCCTGCGCGGCGTGGCACCCACGCCACGCGCGCCCCCTTGGCTTCCGCCAGGTCGATCAGCGCGGACAGTCCACCGGCCACGGTCGACAGGCGATCGCCGACGATCATGACGGTGCCGTCATCGAGCTTCTTGACCTGCTCGGCGACCTCGTCGGGTAGGTCGGCTCCGCCCTGGCCGATCGCCGCCAACACCTCAGCCTCGGTGCCTGGCGCGGTCGGGATGAGCGTTCCGCCCATTTTCTCCAGGCCGCGGGTGGCGTAGGGCGCCAGCGACATGACCTGGGTCTTGTTCGTGCGCCACGCCTTGCGCAGGCGAAGGAACAGCATGGCGGCTTCGTCTTCGGGTTCCAGTCCGACCAACAGGACCGAGCTGGCGTTCTCGACATCGGCGTAGGTCACCGCACCGTTGGCCGGGTTGGTCCCGACCACGCTGTGCGCCAGGAAGGATGCTTCCTCAGCGGAGTGCGGGCGGGCCCGGAAGTCAATGTCGTTGGTGCCCAGCACGAGGCGGCTGAACTTGGCGTACGCGTAAGCGTCTTCGGTACTGATCCGGCCACCGGTCAGCAC
Protein-coding regions in this window:
- a CDS encoding NADH-quinone oxidoreductase subunit M; translated protein: MSNDFPWLTLLGLIPLVGALVIALLPAKSVALVRPIALGISLVTLGFGVVAATQFAWDGGDQKYQFTETHAWIPQFGVSYALGVDGIALALILMSLVLVPICLLAAWDDVESDSDNAGRLKLYFALMLILETFMIGVFAARDVFLFYVFFEAMLIPVYFLIGMFGGARRQYAAVKFLLFSLAGGLIMLVAVIGLYLNGPRGGDGFLVDTLAGTDFGGAEKWLFIGFFFAFAVKAPMVGVHTWLPDAAAAARPATSTLLVGVLDKVGTYGMIRFCLELFPGASQWATPFVITLAVISILYAAIVAIGQDDMMRLIAYTSISHFGFIVLGIFALTSTSQVGSNLYMINHGFTTAALFLFGGMLVARRGSSKISDFGGWQRVTPVLAGFFLIAGLSALALPGLNSFVSEFLVMVGSFGKYKVATIIAVFGVVLAALYVLLMYKKVATGPKPLDQDHVLDVSLREKLVAAPLIAIFLFLGFYPKPALDLLGPAVDATLQQVGVTDPAPEQGVAEGSHK
- a CDS encoding NADH-quinone oxidoreductase subunit J, giving the protein MMTVGAGETVLFWLAAPLAVAGALGLLFARKAVHAAMGMALTMVLMGVFYIAQQAEFLGIIQVFVYSGAVMMLFLFVIMLVGVDASDSLVETIKGQRIAGLLLAGAFAAMAMSLVAKANTPPPVGLEQANADGNVSGAAKLIFGPYVWAFEATSALLITAALGAMVLAHRERLTPKASQADWSRRRIRRNENVSGLPVPGVYARHNAVDTPALLPDGTPSELSISRVLRARGQVVGTSEFTDSTSALERETGDSTGTASDRVDTSSTNDGEDAR
- a CDS encoding NADH-quinone oxidoreductase subunit G; translation: MTVSTSSTSEASSTSGADAPAKVDEVTLTVDGRPVSVAKGTLVIRAAEDLGIQIPRFCDHPLLEPVGACRQCLVEVSTQGPDGSKRPMPKPQASCTLEVSEGMEVKTQQSSPVADKAQQGVMELLLINHPLDCPVCDKGGECPLQNQAMSNGRAKSRFVDVKRTFPKPINISSQVLLDRERCVLCARCTRFSDQIAGDPFIALIERGALQQVGIYEDQPFESYFSGNTVQICPVGALTGAAYRFRSRPFDLVSTPSVCEHCAGGCSLRVDHRRGAVLRRMALNNPDVNEEWNCDKGRWAFTYATAKDRLATPLVRDEHGDLQVAAWPEALEAAARGLQLARAGGVGVLTGGRISTEDAYAYAKFSRLVLGTNDIDFRARPHSAEEASFLAHSVVGTNPANGAVTYADVENASSVLLVGLEPEDEAAMLFLRLRKAWRTNKTQVMSLAPYATRGLEKMGGTLIPTAPGTEAEVLAAIGQGGADLPDEVAEQVKKLDDGTVMIVGDRLSTVAGGLSALIDLAEAKGARVAWVPRRAGERGALEAGALPSLLPGGREVTDADARAQVGTVWGATDLPDSVGRDTTAILEAAASGELAGLVVGGLDPDDLPDPDLARAALERAFVVSLEIREIGAAPYADVVLPVAPHQEKAGSFLNWEGRDRPFEQSLESNAMSDFRVLDLLAAELGEFLGTRTVDQVRAELAELGSTSAARAERPRVRRGGVPRPLIGEAVLATWPQMLDLGTMQDNEPFLAGTARRPVARISATTAQSVGVTDGAPLSVATKRGQLTLPVQVTEMPDYVVWVPSNSPGSTVCATLGAGGGSVVSLAPGTTPVESATPVESATPVESATPVELVETNQKGGAV
- the nuoK gene encoding NADH-quinone oxidoreductase subunit NuoK, producing the protein MSLMNYIYLSVILFSIGGAVVLLRRNAIIVFMGVELMLNAANLAFVTFARMHGELDGQVIALFVMVVAAAEVVVGLAIIMAIFRARRSASVDDANLLKL
- the nuoI gene encoding NADH-quinone oxidoreductase subunit NuoI, whose protein sequence is MADRKSDEPGLFAKVAGFGVTFGTMFRKIETEQYPEEKRPTQLRFHGRHQLNRHPDGLEKCVGCELCAWACPADAILVEGANNDDAAGERFSPGERYGRVYQINYLRCIFCGLCIEACPTRALTMTNEYELADNNRADLIFTKDQLLAPIQTGMLPAPHPMVDGMEERDYYQGKVSGSTPEQQEWVDAQVSTASDTNASASDPNAGRAGERASASDPNAGRAGERASASRVETEETA
- the nuoL gene encoding NADH-quinone oxidoreductase subunit L, with translation MLASSGEVAEPVAASGVASYAWLLVALPLAGAALLLVGGKATNKFGPLLATALAWASFVIGAAAILQMAGRSAEERGQSVELFEWIHAGSFQVDAGLLVDPLSLVFVMLITFVGSLIHVYSLGYMEHDPDKRRFFAYLNLFIAAMLLLVLADSYVLLFVGWEGVGLASYLLIGFWNHNPAYATAANKAFIVNRVGDMGLLLAVFTMFAVIGKVDFAGVNAAAGQLSEGAVLAIGLFLLVAACGKSAQFPLQSWLGDAMAGPTPVSALIHAATMVTAGVYLIVRSHAIFDASEGARLAVAIVGAITLLFGAIVGCAKDDMKKALAASTMSQIGYMMLAAGLGPVGYAFAIFHLLTHGFFKAGMFLGAGSVMHGMNDQVDMRRFGGLSAVMKITWITFGLGWLAILGVPPFSGFWSKDKVIEAAFIGEGWQPWVFGGAALIGAGVTAFYMSRLFFMTFHGKRRWITEGEQAVHPHESPLTMTIPMIVLAVGSAFLGLALGPTGIMTHWLEPVVGAHGEEHPVLPIPVIMAATLILVAIGAGLAFMRYWRDDVPETPPVGSLATRAARKDLYQDDFNEAVFARPGLHLTRSLVFADNHGVDGAAGGLAAMVGGSSSRLAKLQNGFVRTYALTMLVGVVVILGAVWVVQ
- the nuoH gene encoding NADH-quinone oxidoreductase subunit NuoH, with translation MTVTAVSHAVSMLPAATDNPTADFSDTPLWLSAVKALLLFVYLLVSTLLIIWFERRVIGRMQQRPGPNRTGPFGLLQTLADGVKLALKEDVVPKNADKIMYWTAPALAGAMAFVAFAIIPLSGDVWMFGHYTPLQLTDTPVATLLVLAVAGVGVYGIVLAGWSSGSTYPLLGGLRSSAQVISYEIAMGLALVAVFLYAGSMSTSQIVSAQSDLWFIIPAFFSFVVYLVTMVGETNRLPFDLAEGEGELTGGFHTEYSSLKFAMFFLGEYVNMFTVSALATTLFLGGWQAPPGIAAIGDGMFNGGWWGLFWFTAKLWSFLFFFVWLRGSLPRVRYDQFMKLGWKVMIPTTLVWVVMVAFVRASQLGFLGDGKVSLLGREFPRATLFVVACIGVVVLAIVWVWDSRDARIQAAREAEEPAVEIDPFAGGHPVPPMPGQRLKEPAPALAAAAPQPAGARAGSHPTDAHADSEDTHG
- the nuoN gene encoding NADH-quinone oxidoreductase subunit NuoN — protein: MTAAPVSVPAAEFVVTKIEYFGVLPIFLVFGAGLISVLIEAFAPRQSRYVLQLGLTVVALLGALVAVATVARDHQGETAAGGIIIDGPALFLQGAILALGFTAVLAMAERLDQDQPDNFTQSGATVPGSPQEAAAVRLGATSTEIFSLVLFSISGMMMFVAAGDLLIMFVALEVLSLPLYILTGLARRRRLLSQEASLKYFLLGAFSSAFFLFGAALIYGATKSIKFGEIAAAIGTVTGVDAMLIPGLMLVLVGLLFKVGAVPFQSWTPDVYQGAPTTVTGFMAACTKVAAFGALLRLLYVGFDGLAWNWQPVVAIIAVLTMLVGAILSVTQTDVKRLLAYSSITHAGFILVGLVALEKAGVTSVMFYLVAYGFSTIAAFALITLVRSQGNEATRLNQWAGLGRRSPVVAAAFSFLLLAFAGIPLTAGFTAKFAVLSAAISGGATWLAVIAVIASMITAFVYVKIIVLMYFSDPQDDTVAVTPTAMTAVAVTIGVLATVVLGVAPSPLLDLANDASIFIR